From one bacterium genomic stretch:
- a CDS encoding PxKF domain-containing protein — translation MKRLTVILAIAALVGLTVSASAEVISETADFSVPENCGAPSVQSTDDCTQCHTLDFGEPDISFMNQQEPAAAGSIATRIIRSTDDKITVRIPDGTVAPGQNFAHSVSISGYVMRYQYAFFNEETGTTEVYDSWPWGVENPPYIHPHVYNTPGEYNFDIYIVYCGDGRPVCFTNWVKTRLEWTVVVDESGACTISVVPCLCQADPQWANTLYDHYTTDDPNKKTIADVGCSIISVTMIARRYGINNVMVEENERFVDPATMNAWLAVQEDGFTSDRDPDWRTFREFSFQDIDNPDLRLWFSKLTDTWTTGDEPTSYPECFYNQEILDNKCSRINQSIDEEVCAGRPVMIKVKSRTTSGYHYIVADGQKTVPAIPPFPTLSILDPGCTTCDQNADKTLFDQYSNYYHGIRTFKLKGDVQDPSQFVVYLGSPAVFNVADSAGNRTGLNPETGTIIEEIPNSSIVDDSVESSEPFWVVELYNPGEGEYRVTVTGTGEGPFTANFLAVDDEFGVKSSRLEGEIFDGREYTYQVGYSPYPSGIVSVVPTTYNFSGFAEPLRSDVIPVFKLNRTIPVKFSISRNDGSPHSDIKARLSLELVDSSLPVGEPVEPDGAGEANADGYFRYDPQADHYIYNLSTKTLASGTWQLTVLLDDGSAEHISFGLK, via the coding sequence ATGAAGAGATTAACTGTAATCCTGGCAATTGCTGCCCTTGTCGGCTTAACAGTATCAGCATCGGCCGAAGTGATTTCGGAGACGGCAGATTTTTCCGTGCCCGAAAATTGTGGTGCTCCATCGGTTCAGAGCACAGATGACTGCACCCAGTGTCATACTCTTGATTTTGGAGAACCGGACATTTCCTTCATGAATCAACAGGAACCTGCTGCCGCTGGTTCCATAGCAACCAGAATAATAAGAAGTACTGATGATAAAATTACAGTTAGAATCCCTGACGGCACGGTAGCTCCTGGACAGAATTTTGCTCACAGCGTTTCCATAAGCGGATACGTAATGCGTTACCAGTATGCGTTTTTCAACGAAGAAACTGGAACGACTGAGGTTTATGACAGCTGGCCGTGGGGTGTGGAAAACCCACCCTACATTCACCCTCATGTCTATAATACTCCCGGTGAATATAATTTCGATATTTATATTGTCTACTGTGGTGACGGCAGGCCGGTTTGTTTTACAAATTGGGTAAAGACGAGATTGGAATGGACTGTCGTCGTTGATGAGTCCGGCGCTTGCACTATTTCCGTGGTCCCTTGTCTGTGCCAGGCAGATCCTCAATGGGCCAATACCCTATACGACCACTACACAACCGATGATCCCAACAAGAAAACGATTGCTGATGTAGGTTGCTCCATCATATCTGTGACTATGATCGCCAGAAGGTACGGGATCAATAATGTGATGGTTGAGGAAAATGAGAGATTCGTTGACCCGGCGACAATGAATGCCTGGCTTGCGGTACAGGAGGATGGCTTTACGAGTGATAGAGATCCTGACTGGCGTACGTTCAGGGAGTTTTCTTTCCAGGATATCGACAATCCTGATCTTAGATTGTGGTTTAGTAAACTCACAGATACATGGACCACAGGTGACGAGCCGACATCTTATCCGGAGTGTTTTTACAACCAGGAGATCCTGGATAACAAGTGCTCCAGAATTAATCAGAGCATTGATGAAGAAGTGTGCGCCGGGCGGCCCGTGATGATCAAGGTAAAGAGTAGAACAACCAGCGGCTATCATTATATCGTTGCTGATGGTCAAAAAACGGTGCCGGCAATCCCACCCTTCCCGACCCTGTCTATCCTTGATCCTGGATGCACAACATGCGACCAGAATGCTGACAAAACTTTATTTGATCAATATTCGAATTATTACCACGGAATTCGTACTTTCAAGCTGAAAGGCGATGTCCAGGATCCGAGCCAGTTTGTTGTATATTTAGGTTCGCCAGCGGTATTTAATGTGGCCGACTCAGCAGGCAACAGAACCGGTCTCAACCCGGAGACAGGAACGATCATCGAGGAGATCCCAAATTCAAGTATCGTTGACGATAGCGTCGAGAGCTCAGAACCCTTTTGGGTGGTGGAACTCTACAATCCAGGGGAGGGAGAATACCGGGTGACAGTTACGGGAACGGGGGAGGGGCCATTTACAGCCAACTTTCTCGCAGTTGACGATGAATTCGGAGTCAAAAGCAGCCGCTTAGAAGGCGAGATATTTGATGGGAGAGAGTACACTTACCAGGTAGGTTATTCGCCCTATCCGAGCGGGATCGTTTCTGTTGTGCCAACGACGTATAACTTCAGCGGCTTCGCGGAGCCGCTCAGGTCAGATGTCATCCCCGTATTCAAGCTCAATCGAACAATTCCTGTAAAATTCAGTATCAGCCGGAATGACGGCAGTCCGCACAGCGATATAAAAGCCCGTTTATCACTCGAGCTTGTGGATTCAAGCCTTCCCGTGGGCGAACCCGTTGAACCTGATGGGGCAGGAGAAGCCAATGCCGATGGATATTTCCGCTATGATCCGCAAGCGGATCATTACATCTACAACTTGTCTACGAAAACATTAGCATCCGGGACATGGCAACTGACGGTACTCCTGGATGACGGTTCGGCAGAGCATATCAGCTTCGGTCTGAAATAA
- a CDS encoding PxKF domain-containing protein, with amino-acid sequence MGCCLFLISTVAAAELPDSIAIYTSPPGQLRFYVENAGGKRTGINPVDGTVLEDIPESSLTDESVEQGTPSFFVDLYNPSSGMYWVHLKGIKDGSFLLSIRMLGRDGGKRVKFRGFISRGREYRYTISYDPEVGGTLAALPVTYAFEGFNISPDGSTIRTFEKGKNLPIVFSLARKDGNPADDVRAELLLQRIVDEKPYGEEIIPTTNDDTDSNRFRFDKAKKQYVYELATGDLDPGIWKLMVLFDDGSRQTTWIRIK; translated from the coding sequence GTGGGTTGCTGTCTGTTCCTGATTTCGACTGTTGCCGCCGCGGAGCTTCCCGATTCAATTGCAATATACACCTCTCCACCTGGACAGTTAAGGTTCTACGTGGAAAATGCCGGGGGTAAGAGGACGGGAATCAATCCGGTTGACGGAACAGTTCTTGAGGATATTCCTGAATCCAGCCTCACTGATGAGAGTGTCGAGCAAGGCACTCCATCCTTTTTCGTGGATCTCTACAATCCATCCTCCGGGATGTACTGGGTACATCTGAAAGGGATCAAGGACGGTTCTTTCCTCCTGTCCATAAGAATGCTTGGACGCGATGGGGGGAAGAGAGTCAAGTTCAGAGGCTTTATCTCACGGGGAAGGGAATATCGGTATACGATCAGCTACGATCCTGAGGTGGGAGGTACTCTCGCTGCGTTGCCCGTAACTTATGCCTTCGAGGGTTTTAACATCTCACCCGATGGCAGCACAATCAGGACTTTCGAAAAGGGTAAGAATCTCCCCATCGTCTTTTCTCTCGCGCGGAAGGATGGAAACCCCGCTGATGATGTGAGAGCCGAACTGCTCCTTCAGCGTATCGTTGACGAGAAACCATACGGCGAGGAGATAATCCCTACGACTAACGACGATACTGACAGCAATCGTTTCCGTTTTGATAAGGCGAAGAAACAGTATGTTTATGAGCTGGCTACGGGTGATCTCGATCCGGGGATCTGGAAATTGATGGTTCTGTTCGATGATGGATCACGGCAGACGACCTGGATCAGGATAAAGTAG